A DNA window from Candidatus Binatus sp. contains the following coding sequences:
- a CDS encoding WYL domain-containing protein produces MAAAIAESTEMRWSVEQRLEFIEFRLFWDGQFNRSDLTEKFDISAPQASMDLARYQTIAPDNIRYDGSLKTYVATKSFTPVVSTPTARYYLSQLRSVADEVLKQEETWLGWLPPFEIVPLVHRHLGVEILRSATEAIRKSLSLRVHYQSFSHARPTWRWLRPHALGFDGFRWHVRAWCHEHEDFRDFVLARFLSVGESKPDSVDPSTDREWHTKVTLRIGPHPKMKAAQRHAIERDFGMTDGVVSVVSRVCLSYYVERQLGLDLASNLVPPERQQVVLLNRAEVEKVRKELRSDHEKGPARKKDRYVRAE; encoded by the coding sequence ATGGCGGCGGCGATCGCCGAAAGCACGGAAATGCGATGGAGTGTCGAACAGCGTCTGGAGTTCATCGAATTCCGCCTATTTTGGGACGGACAGTTCAATCGCTCTGACCTGACGGAGAAATTCGACATCTCGGCTCCTCAGGCTTCGATGGACCTTGCTCGATATCAGACGATTGCGCCCGATAACATTCGGTATGACGGCAGCCTCAAGACGTACGTCGCGACGAAAAGCTTCACGCCGGTCGTTTCGACTCCGACCGCGCGCTACTACCTCTCGCAGCTGCGATCAGTCGCAGATGAAGTACTGAAGCAGGAAGAGACTTGGTTGGGCTGGCTTCCGCCATTTGAAATTGTTCCGCTTGTGCATCGTCACCTAGGTGTGGAAATACTTCGCTCGGCAACAGAGGCGATACGAAAGTCGTTAAGCCTGCGCGTCCACTATCAGTCGTTCAGTCACGCCCGCCCTACGTGGCGGTGGCTGAGACCTCATGCGCTCGGATTCGACGGTTTCCGATGGCACGTCCGGGCATGGTGCCATGAGCATGAAGATTTTCGCGACTTCGTTTTAGCTCGGTTCTTATCAGTCGGAGAGTCGAAGCCGGATAGTGTGGACCCGTCTACGGATCGGGAATGGCACACGAAAGTTACCCTCCGAATTGGCCCACATCCCAAGATGAAGGCAGCTCAGCGCCACGCGATTGAGCGCGATTTTGGCATGACCGACGGTGTCGTAAGTGTCGTCAGCCGCGTATGCCTTTCGTACTATGTTGAGAGGCAGCTGGGACTCGACCTTGCGTCGAATCTGGTCCCCCCAGAACGACAACAGGTGGTTCTGCTTAATCGAGCGGAGGTGGAGAAAGTACGGAAAGAGCTTCGCTCTGATCACGAGAAAGGGCCGGCGAGGAAGAAAGATCGATACGTCCGGGCAGAGTAA